A single region of the Betta splendens chromosome 12, fBetSpl5.4, whole genome shotgun sequence genome encodes:
- the LOC114867171 gene encoding oocyte zinc finger protein XlCOF6-like, producing the protein MFSLETFQNQISAVMDALVESAVAELSRLLDVMAAQQRSAAAPEEAAVKSDGAAPEQRLRLNSDMTNHFASLMKSWTSGAAQKISMMLKVSVCEAEDGAAEGNRVRPNDKLKQISEEASKYTAVRRSHSRRKKNEGGPKLAIRKENYYRDDLQTEVPPATLSQSVNEPVTVTSQSSSGPDILETDLISDQAPEQASDVREEDNVQDNANISTTKSKVKRKTTGLFKCPSCDKTFALKCLMDRHNLTHTKPHLCSECGKRFSGLRGLIAHSRRHTGQKLYKCTDCGTEFAYKFTYERHMRQHSVKKPCTHTCTLCENQFAGLVALQRHRCRALKKTFVCSLCPETFECRQSLADHENLHSGDRDFVCEICGDSFFSSLSLATHRVTHMQRENCCDVLGVGCSDMSVLRNHLSKHTGERLFICDVCGKGCSHKSALKHHMLTHTGERPYVCETCGKRCGHASALQNHMRTHTGKKPGQQPMCDMCGKKFSCMVNLKYHMSVHTGEKPYTCGQCDKKFSNPSNLKLHMTVHSGEKMYGCNICSRRFTQASSLRMHRLIHTGERPYRCVVCDKGFLHSADLKKHQKGHHPDESEKEKNI; encoded by the exons ATGTTCAGCCTGGAGACCTTTCAGAACCAGATTTCTGCTGTCATGGACGCTCTGGTGGAATCGGCGGTGGCGGAGCTCAGCAGGCTCCTGGACGTGATGGCCGCCCAGCAGCGCTCCGCTGCGGCTCCAGAAGAGGCGGCTGTAAAGAGCGACGGGGCAGCACCGGAGCAGAGACTGAGGCTCAACTCAGACATGACG AACCACTTTGCATCTCTTATGAAATCATGGACCTCAGGTGCAGCGCAGAAAATCTCAATGATGTtgaaagtgtctgtgtgtgaagctgaagaCGGTGCTGCTGAAGGGAACAGGGTCAGACCAAATGACAAGCTGAAACAGATAAGCGAGGAGGCATCTAAAT ACACAGCTGTCAGACGATCCCACAGTAGGAGAAAGAAGAATGAAGGAGGACCCAAACTAGCAATAAGAAAGGAGAATTATTACAGAG ATGACCTCCAGACTGAAGTTCCACCTGcaactctatcacaatcagtaaATGAGCCTG ttACTGTAACCAGTCAATCATCCTCTGGACCTGACATCTTGGAGACTGACCTCATTTCAGATCAAGCTCCTGAGCAGGCATCTGATGTGCGCGAGGAGGATAATGTCCAAGACAATGCTAACATTTCAACTACTAAATCCAAAGTAAAACGGAAGACAACAGGCCTGTTCAAATGTCCATCTTGTGACAAAACATTTGCTCTCAAGTGTTTAATGGACAGACACAACCTCACCCACACCAAACCTCACCTGTGCTCTGAGTGCGGTAAGCGTTTTTCTGGGCTCCGAGGCCTCATTGCACATTCAAGACGTCACACTGGACAGAAGCTTTACAAATGCACAGACTGTGGGACAGAGTTTGCTTATAAGTTCACGTATGAGAGACATATGCGTCAGCACAGCGTGAAGAAACCATGCACCCACACCTGCACACTGTGTGAGAACCAGTTTGCCGGTTTGGTGGCGCTTCAGCGACACAGGTGTCGCGCCCTAAAGAAGACATTTGTGTGCTCACTTTGTCCAGAGACCTTTGAGTGCAGACAGAGTTTGGCAGATCATGAGAATCTCCATTCAGGAGACCGAGACTTTGTCTGTGAAATTTGTGGAGACAGTTTCTTCTCATCTTTATCTTTGGCTACTCACAGAGTGACTCACATGCAAAGGGAAAACTGCTGCGACGTGCTCGGTGTCGGATGCAGCGACATGAGCGTCCTCAGGAAtcatctgagcaaacacaccGGGGAGCGGCTTTTTATCTGCGACGTTTGTGGCAAAGGCTGCAGTCACAAGAGCGCGCTGAAGCACCACATGCTGACCCACACGGGAGAGAGGCCGTACGTCTGCGAGACATGTGGCAAGCGCTGTGGCCATGCCAGCGCTCTTCAGAACCACATGAGAACCCACACGGGAAAGAAGCCAGGACAGCAGCCGATGTGTGACATGTGTGGCAAAAAATTCAGCTGCATGGTCAATCTTAAGTATCACATGAGCGTCCACACAGGGGAGAAACCTTACACCTGTGGTCAGTGCGATAAAAAGTTCAGCAACCCCAGCAATCTCAAGTTACACATGACTGTTCACTCAGGGGAGAAAATGTATGGctgcaacatctgcagcaggaggttcACTCAGGCCAGCAGCCTGAGAATGCACAGACTGATCCACACAGGAGAGAGACCTTATCGCTGTGTAGTCTGTGACAAAGGGTTCTTACACAGCGCAGACTTAAAAAAGCATCAGAAAGGTCACCACCCAGACGagtctgaaaaagaaaaaaacatttga